Proteins from a genomic interval of Longimicrobium sp.:
- a CDS encoding DUF1343 domain-containing protein: MSISLPVRIAAAGALTAAVAATAVSLSYGQRTPSPAATIAHIAPVRATPPAPREAQAVTPGLEVLLRDSLHLVRGKRVGLITNHTAVTPDGRSAIDLLHQHPQVRLVALFGPEHGIRGNVDGGAHIASQRDARTGLTIHSLYGATQRPTPAMLRGIDVLLFDMQDIGARAYTYVWTMTMAMEEAAKAGIPFIVLDRPNPVTARVEGPLMQFEMRNRGPLITGHFPVPLRHGLTAGELARYVNGEYRLGTRLTVVPADGWRGGDWFDETGLRWINPSPNIRTLDAALSFSGLVMLETTNLNVGRGTEAPFSYVGAPYVDGDALLRRVRAYGLPGVRFERAEWTPRGSGWMQFAGRRCHGVRLAITDREAYQPVLTALVFLVELRKMYPEQLGMGSMRQMLGSEWAPAAVRAGEDPRSIFARWQQEDAQWERSIAPYRLYPAE; the protein is encoded by the coding sequence CAGCGCACGCCGTCGCCCGCCGCCACCATCGCGCACATCGCGCCCGTGCGGGCCACGCCGCCGGCACCCCGCGAGGCGCAGGCGGTGACGCCGGGGCTGGAGGTGCTGCTGCGCGACTCGCTGCACCTGGTGCGGGGCAAGCGGGTGGGGCTCATCACCAACCACACGGCCGTCACCCCCGACGGGCGCAGCGCCATCGACCTGCTGCACCAGCATCCGCAGGTACGGCTGGTGGCGCTCTTTGGGCCGGAGCACGGCATCCGGGGCAACGTAGACGGCGGCGCGCACATCGCTTCGCAGCGCGACGCGCGCACGGGGCTGACCATCCACTCGCTGTACGGCGCCACGCAGCGCCCCACGCCGGCCATGCTGCGCGGCATCGACGTGCTGCTGTTCGACATGCAGGACATCGGCGCGCGGGCGTACACCTACGTCTGGACGATGACGATGGCGATGGAAGAGGCCGCAAAGGCCGGCATCCCCTTCATCGTCCTGGACCGCCCGAACCCCGTGACGGCGCGGGTGGAGGGGCCGCTGATGCAGTTCGAGATGCGTAACCGCGGCCCGCTGATCACCGGGCACTTTCCCGTCCCGCTCCGCCACGGCCTGACGGCGGGCGAGCTCGCGCGGTACGTGAACGGCGAGTACCGTCTGGGCACGCGGCTCACGGTGGTGCCGGCGGACGGCTGGCGGGGCGGCGACTGGTTCGACGAGACGGGGCTGCGCTGGATCAACCCGTCGCCCAACATCCGCACGCTGGACGCGGCGCTCAGCTTCAGCGGGCTGGTGATGCTGGAGACGACCAACCTGAACGTGGGGCGCGGCACCGAGGCGCCGTTCAGCTACGTGGGCGCGCCGTACGTGGACGGCGACGCGCTGCTGCGGCGGGTGCGGGCGTACGGCCTGCCGGGCGTGCGCTTCGAGCGGGCCGAGTGGACGCCGCGCGGGAGCGGGTGGATGCAGTTCGCGGGGCGGCGCTGCCACGGCGTGCGGCTGGCCATCACCGACCGAGAGGCGTACCAGCCGGTGCTGACCGCGCTGGTGTTCCTGGTGGAGTTGCGGAAGATGTATCCCGAGCAGCTGGGGATGGGGTCGATGCGGCAGATGCTGGGGAGCGAGTGGGCCCCCGCCGCCGTGCGCGCCGGCGAGGACCCGCGCAGCATCTTCGCGCGCTGGCAGCAGGAGGACGCGCAGTGGGAGCGCAGCATCGCCCCGTACCGCCTCTACCCCGCGGAGTAG
- a CDS encoding TetR/AcrR family transcriptional regulator, whose amino-acid sequence MVNMFTDNNDGRQEPAPGPPPRRGRGRPPGATPQGEETRRKLYRTAINLFATRGYEETTLREIAAEAGASPGLLYRYFPSKRAVVLALYDELSREFQERARHLPAGRWRDRFAFALETSLDVLRPHRGTLVALVPVLVGGRDEGLFAPATAFSRERVQSAFVEAASRAADAPAGADAEALGRALDLVHLAVLLFWLLDRSSGQRATEGLVALIRRVLPPFGVAFRLRVVRGFVRALDALAREAFYGPAGAQ is encoded by the coding sequence ATGGTGAACATGTTTACTGATAATAATGACGGCCGTCAAGAGCCCGCCCCGGGCCCGCCCCCGCGGCGCGGGCGCGGCCGGCCGCCCGGCGCCACGCCGCAGGGCGAGGAAACGCGGCGGAAGCTGTACCGGACCGCCATCAACCTCTTCGCAACACGGGGCTACGAGGAGACGACGCTGCGCGAGATCGCGGCCGAGGCCGGCGCCAGCCCGGGGCTCCTGTATCGCTACTTTCCCAGCAAGCGCGCGGTGGTCCTGGCCCTCTACGACGAGCTCTCGCGGGAATTCCAGGAGCGGGCCCGGCACCTTCCGGCCGGCCGCTGGCGCGACCGCTTCGCCTTCGCGCTGGAGACGAGCCTGGACGTGCTGCGGCCGCATCGCGGCACGCTCGTGGCGCTCGTGCCGGTCCTGGTCGGCGGGCGCGACGAGGGCCTCTTCGCGCCGGCCACCGCGTTCTCCCGCGAGCGCGTGCAGAGCGCGTTCGTAGAGGCGGCCAGCCGCGCGGCCGACGCGCCCGCCGGCGCCGACGCCGAAGCGCTGGGCCGCGCGCTCGACCTGGTGCACCTGGCGGTGCTGCTCTTCTGGCTGCTGGACCGCAGCAGCGGGCAGCGCGCCACGGAGGGCCTGGTGGCCCTGATCCGGCGCGTGCTTCCGCCATTCGGGGTGGCGTTCCGCCTGCGCGTGGTCCGCGGCTTCGTGCGCGCGCTCGACGCGCTCGCGCGGGAGGCCTTCTACGGACCTGCGGGGGCGCAATGA
- a CDS encoding TIGR01777 family oxidoreductase: MKVVIPGGSGQVGRVLAEVLRRRGDEVVVLGRGGRHRPGVVDWDGRNLGAWADEVDGADAVINLAGRSVNCRYDKSNLAEMLASRVDSTRAVAQAIEAAARPPRVWLQASTATIYAHRFDAPNDEETGVIGGHEPGAPGYWRFSIEIAQAWERELAAASTPRTRRVAMRMAIVMAPDRGGTFGILHRITRLGLGGAIAGGAQYISWIHDHDLARAVAWLLDREDIEGPVNLAAPEPLPQREFMRALRGAMGVPAGVPATRWMMEIAAFFHRTDTELLLKSRRVVPTRLLDAGFGFEFPSWPAAARDLVARFR; this comes from the coding sequence ATGAAGGTGGTGATCCCGGGTGGTTCGGGGCAGGTGGGACGGGTGCTGGCCGAGGTCCTGCGGAGACGCGGCGACGAGGTCGTGGTGCTCGGCAGGGGCGGGCGGCACCGGCCGGGGGTGGTGGACTGGGACGGGCGGAACCTCGGGGCGTGGGCGGACGAGGTGGACGGCGCCGACGCGGTGATCAACCTGGCGGGGCGCAGCGTGAACTGCCGCTACGACAAGTCGAATCTGGCGGAGATGCTCGCATCGCGCGTCGACTCCACGCGCGCGGTGGCCCAAGCCATCGAGGCGGCGGCGCGGCCGCCCCGCGTGTGGCTGCAGGCGAGCACCGCCACGATCTACGCGCACCGCTTCGACGCGCCGAACGACGAGGAAACCGGAGTGATCGGCGGCCACGAGCCGGGCGCGCCCGGCTACTGGCGCTTCAGCATCGAGATCGCGCAGGCGTGGGAGCGCGAGCTGGCGGCGGCGAGCACGCCGCGCACCCGGCGCGTGGCCATGCGGATGGCGATCGTGATGGCCCCCGACCGCGGCGGAACGTTCGGCATCCTCCACCGGATCACGCGCCTGGGGCTCGGCGGGGCGATCGCGGGCGGGGCGCAGTACATCTCGTGGATCCACGACCACGACCTGGCGCGCGCCGTGGCGTGGCTGCTGGACCGTGAGGACATCGAGGGTCCCGTGAACCTCGCCGCGCCGGAACCCCTTCCCCAGCGCGAGTTCATGCGCGCGCTGCGCGGCGCGATGGGCGTTCCCGCCGGCGTCCCGGCCACGCGGTGGATGATGGAGATCGCCGCGTTCTTCCACCGCACCGACACCGAGCTCCTGCTCAAGAGCCGCCGCGTCGTCCCAACCCGCCTGCTCGACGCCGGCTTCGGGTTCGAGTTTCCCTCCTGGCCCGCCGCGGCGCGCGACCTCGTCGCCCGCTTCCGGTGA
- a CDS encoding BlaI/MecI/CopY family transcriptional regulator — protein MNRNTALNQLSRRERQIMDVVYRMGKASVSEVLERLPDPPSYSAVRALMRILEEKGHLKHEQDGPRYLYLPIVPRDAVKSDALSHLVRTFFGGSTEAAVAALLELPEGGLSENELDRLSQLIDEARKQGR, from the coding sequence ATGAACCGGAACACCGCGCTGAACCAGCTCAGCCGCCGCGAACGGCAGATCATGGATGTGGTCTACCGGATGGGGAAGGCCAGCGTCAGCGAAGTGCTGGAGCGCCTTCCCGACCCGCCCAGCTACTCCGCGGTCCGCGCGCTCATGCGCATCCTGGAAGAGAAGGGGCACCTGAAACACGAGCAGGACGGGCCCCGTTATCTGTATCTGCCCATCGTGCCGCGCGACGCCGTGAAGAGCGACGCGCTGAGCCACCTGGTGCGCACCTTCTTCGGCGGCAGCACCGAGGCCGCGGTGGCCGCGCTGCTGGAGCTGCCGGAGGGAGGCCTGTCGGAGAACGAGCTGGACCGCCTGTCGCAGCTCATCGACGAAGCACGCAAGCAGGGACGCTGA